The following coding sequences lie in one Prosthecobacter vanneervenii genomic window:
- a CDS encoding response regulator: protein MADLATPELMTVKETAEYLRIPLPTVYYLVQRGQLPAVQIGGRWRIKRSLLDRDVLRKEDEAGQPTVMVVDDDPALQALFKQFLKKAGFGRLVVGTGAEAIAMAKKQKFDFVFLDLKLPDVPGDEVYSQLKALYPDLPIVVITGYPDSEILSRILGHGPVTVIKKPIEYDQLNLAVKQLGHKGAEAAV, encoded by the coding sequence ATGGCCGACCTTGCAACACCTGAACTCATGACTGTGAAAGAGACTGCGGAGTATCTCCGCATCCCTCTTCCGACTGTCTATTACCTCGTCCAGCGCGGGCAGCTGCCTGCTGTGCAGATTGGCGGTCGCTGGCGCATCAAGCGCAGCCTTCTGGACCGTGACGTGCTGCGCAAGGAAGACGAGGCCGGCCAGCCCACCGTGATGGTGGTGGACGATGACCCTGCGCTGCAGGCGCTCTTCAAGCAGTTCCTCAAGAAGGCAGGCTTTGGCCGCCTCGTGGTGGGCACCGGTGCGGAAGCCATCGCCATGGCCAAGAAGCAGAAGTTTGACTTCGTCTTCCTGGACCTGAAGCTGCCTGATGTGCCCGGAGACGAAGTGTATTCCCAGCTTAAGGCTCTGTATCCCGATCTGCCCATCGTGGTGATCACCGGCTACCCAGACAGTGAGATCCTCAGCCGCATCCTCGGCCACGGCCCTGTGACGGTGATCAAGAAGCCGATCGAGTACGATCAGCTGAACCTCGCCGTGA